The Manihot esculenta cultivar AM560-2 chromosome 17, M.esculenta_v8, whole genome shotgun sequence genome contains the following window.
CGCTGCTGACGACGATGTCGTTCTATCTGTTACTGCTGCTCTTGCCAAGGATGCCGCCTCGCATTTCCATTCTCGTCGTTACACGGAGTGCCTTGCTGTTTTACATCAGCTCAAGTTAAAGAAAGAAGACGATCCCAAAGTAATTACATATGCATCCAACTATATTGATATGGTTGCATTcctattctttatttttggatTTAGTCGAGTAATGGATGCCgcttaaatgttttatttatcCTTTTAAGTGGAAATGATAGTTTAAGATTTGTGTTGGTACTTCAGTTGATTTTTGTTTGGTCAGAATTAGTTTCTTTATGCGAATGTGTTGTTGAActcttttgtaatacccggctagactccggtaccagaattcctactgtccggtggaatctcggatgtcggaagcctctagtagggtaggaccatgttttcataaaatgttttaaagtatttcatggttttcagtatgaagatttaatgagtttttgcatgaaaagtctttggaggaaaacccaggttcggccgccgaaagtcaagttcggccgccgaacatgcatgcgttttggaggcacgttaggcccccgaaagcatgagtgagggaagtccaggttcggccgccgaaagtgaagttcggccgccgaacatggcatgcatgcggaggcaagttcggcccccgaacgtggcctggccagccactataaaagggtcacttggccgaaatgggcgagctttctcccattttcgaccacagcaagcttccgaccttccctttgcaaatctagtgttcttcctccaaatctcttccatttttcttgagttttaaactcacattgcaagttttgaacatttaaaccaagttttggagctttgggaactcaggagctcattttcgtggatctccaagtttaggtcgtctccctctcgatcttcaagaggtaagggccgatcttaagctccttatatgttttaagtaagttttatgctagatctatgggtagaaatgcatgttaggttatatgttgagttatgggttaatattgatgttttggtcaatgtgtgttgattgtgggcgtttgaagtgttgtagttggggtatttgtttgtttgaggcccctaggaacttgtatgcatgatttaactgaggtatatgcatgattggtgagttggaggcgaaaatgcaccaaggagccaagtttctgcccttttgcagaaaccaggttcggcagccgaaggcactttcggccgccgaacatggctggggaggcaggcctttcggctgccgaaattgcccccgaaaagagactttcgtctctgtctggcactttcggccgccgaaggtgccgccgaacctacctgagtttcgtctctgtctgggactttcggccgccgaaggtgccgccgaaagtgcccttgaaacagccgggcccgaactggcccaaataacttttggacccattttccacttggcccaaaatggttaacccaagttattttaGTAGTTctatgctagctattatatacaaatcaattttctttcaattttcctttcaattttccgatgtgggacggatTTGCGCCGCAAATCCGCAAGCAGGCTTTCAATTTTCCTTTCaattttccgatgtgggacggatttgcgccgcaaatccgcaagcaggcagcttaagcagctgaccgtcacagccctgttcagccatttcatgcatattttcatgtgatgttttcatgatattttaggggggttttggggggatatattagagttatgtttatgtatgtttggtccctcattggagtccacctgtgtaggttcggacccgaggaaccagggaccccagcagtgagccagctgctacagagtttgtcagagtcagccagaggtgagtggaactaaacttaaccttttaaattaagaaatgaaatgcttttatcatgcttcatgcatcatgatcatattataggttgtttgcattagaattcacgactatgccgcattgtattgttgtgatagatgacagtggatggacattaggatgattcattagccttctgaatacgaagtcctgtggtgcccataatagggccgggcatggagttgagggatttttgaatcagtccatccgtggtgtgatttgtttgtgcagtgacgcatttcatgatagcatgttttaaatattctttttatagttctactcactgggcatctagctcacccctctcccctaacccccaggtttgcaggtacgggatagatagagaaggcaagaagagaaaaagtcatatgtatgtaatagttagtttgtggacatgacaattgtattatgatgaaatgtaaaaatattcagtatgttatgtaatgagattattgaggatagagttgtgcttgaccatagtatattgttaatcccttttgtatatacatgatcttatgttatgatgtttatgtaaactaactcaacacaggatattttgcctttaaggcttgataagatcccacagagggactatgttatgtatatgttcagagtatgcacaggttgagttagttgatgacagtatgtatgaagaaaagttttaatttttatgttgttgttgatcatgtatgggattatacaggtttccaggatgtatgtttggcttgctacgggtcccggcggccttaagccgatctggatcctagcgccggtagcggtccgattttcgggtcattacagaatggtatcagagccctaggttcatatgttcggacctagagtgtcgggctcatagatgttctagaaggtcaagcacaataggaaggtcatgtccactaggataggatgttgagtcctgtcttgcatgatgatgtgaaatgccatgactttatgcatgtgcattaatgatatgctatgctatgtgatgtatgtgatgagggttcatgtgtgcccacatgaaccatatgatgctaatgtttgcttgttctgagctgtttttcagagaataggatgagaggaactcgtcgatctgcgcgattgactggagtgccacctgaggatgagggcacgagcgcccgtcctcctacattgcctagggcaatgtcttgtagagccaacagagaaagggtgtcaagggaccctagaaggtcttttgacgctagcagaagggggactgatagaggaggaagtccttcagatgtgagggaggttatggaagaggatcagaggagggatgggaacctggatgtgagcatgcaggaagaagggacaggggagtcacagggaggcgttcaggcctcggggtatggttttccaccccattatccacccttcccacagggttcagggtatccgatgggaggtacatcggattactccagctttaacccctaccctacctacatgccttatccacctttctatccaccctatacacagtacccagcttatccaccctcacccttctatccaaacccggcaaaccccacctcggggaatgctgcacctccacctccaccacctacagaaccagcagccccagttactcaacctcctagacctagctcagttgatgggagcaaggtaaagatgacagactacctcaagctagatgctcccaaatacaagtcagggaatgacccctttgagtatctgagagtggtgaagacaataactgatgagctaggggcaagtgacagcagggccattcagatggcagggttcactttaaagtgcaagaaggcacgggaatggttcaagtgttatgtggacccgagactagacggtatgacatgggaggaatttgcgaatgagttcgctggatgggcttttccagacagttctagagaactgaaaatgattgagtttgagcaactgaggcagtcagagcacatgagtgtagaggagttcacggataaattcttggagctattgcctttttcagggcaagctctagattcagatacgaagaaagccaagaaatatgttatgaagctgcattccaggtactcctcgttggttcagtcagctgagagagaaagtttccacacggtggtggatatggctcgaagaatggaggcaagtgctatagttgaggggtcagtgaagcaatcagtgacccagtcttcaggggttaagaccccaggcagaggaggaccaggtttctcttctcagagctcaggtaagaagaggtgggatagcaccaccaagaagccgaagaagaataagttttggaacaagttgaaatccggtctgggatttggcggtggctcgagctcaggctcagatggtacagaatgccagagatgtggaagaccgcacaggggagtgtgtcgagctgggactaatgcatgtttcagatgtggacaggagggacacatagcttgggattgtcctagagcgccttttatgggccagccccagcagacagcttctggtagtgtggcacagccagcagttccagccacaactcagggcagtggcagaggtagagggagaggggcagcctcttcttctggttcccgaggtgaaggtccatcagctctagccaggatcttcaccatgacacagcaggaggctaacacatccaacaccgtggtgtcaggtaatctcgtcattgggtgttctgatgtgtatgcattaatggacccgggtgcatctcattcatttattgctccgagagccgttgagaggttgggtctgatagtctctgggttagagtgtctcctatgggtcagtggacccaagtgtgacctgtcagtggcagtgtcagtctgccagtacagtccagtttttattgagggaagatgcctctccgccgaccttgtggttctagatttgacagactttgacgtcattctagggatggattggctatctacccatggtgctaccttggactgcagggacaaggtagtcaggttcagagatcagaacgggtcagaggtagtcttcagaggagacaagaggggcacacctagaggtctgatatcagctcttcaggctcataggttgcttaggaagggatgtcaggggtacttagctcatgtgagagagctagacagtcaggt
Protein-coding sequences here:
- the LOC110604815 gene encoding uncharacterized protein LOC110604815 gives rise to the protein MDSRDLSASQSTAAENRDTATAIVASASSSITPTAADDDVVLSVTAALAKDAASHFHSRRYTECLAVLHQLKLKKEDDPKVITYASNYIDMVAFLFFIFGFSRVMDAA